One window of the Sparus aurata chromosome 17, fSpaAur1.1, whole genome shotgun sequence genome contains the following:
- the ndufaf6 gene encoding NADH dehydrogenase (ubiquinone) complex I, assembly factor 6 isoform X2, which translates to MWSWHRQVKDSVSQKTIGLMRMQFWKVAIEEIYRDDPPNQPVSAELWRAVRKHYLTKRWLLRIITEREKDLEDRAYRNLQELEAYSENTQSSLIYLLLECLGVKDVHADHAASHIGKAQGIVTSLRATPYHSSRRKVYLPMDICMLHGASQEDFIRGNREQNVRDVTYDIASQAHVHLQHARSFSNSVPAAATPAFLQTVVLEDYLQRVRRADFDVFHPSLQKRNPLLPFQLYLRSWKNTY; encoded by the exons ATGTGGAGCTGGCACAGGCAG GTGAAGGACTCCGTTTCCCAGAAGACCATTGGTCTGATGCGAATGCAGTTCTGGAAGGTGGCCATAGAAGAAATCTACAGAGACGATCCTCCGAACCAGCCGGTCAGCGCTGAGCTGTGGAGG GCTGTGAGGAAACATTACCTGACGAAGAGGTGGCTGCTGAGGATCATAACAGAGAGA GAGAAGGATCTGGAAGACCGAGCCTACAGAAACCTGCAGGAGCTGGAGGCGTATTCAGAGAACACGCAGTCGTCTTTGATATACCTGCTGCTGGAGTGTTTAG GGGTGAAAGACGTTCACGCCGACCACGCAGCGAGTCACATCGGTAAAGCTCAGGGAATCGTGACGTCTCTGCGAGCGACTCCTTATCACAGCAGCCGACGGAAAGTCTACCTCCCCATGGACATCTGCATGCTG CACGGAGCTTCTCAGGAGGACTTCATCCGCGGCAACCGGGAGCAGAACGTCCGGGACGTTACGTACGACATCGCCAGTCAGGCTCACGTTCATCTTCAACAC gCGCGATCATTTAGCAACAGCGTCCCAGCAGCAGCCACTCCGGCCTTCCTCCAGACC GTGGTGCTGGAGGACTACCTGCAGAGAGTGAGGAGGGCagattttgatgttttccaccCCAGTCTACAGAAGAGAAACCCGCTCCTGCCCTTCCAGCTGTACCTCCGCTCCTGGAAGAACACCTACTGA
- the ndufaf6 gene encoding NADH dehydrogenase (ubiquinone) complex I, assembly factor 6 isoform X1 — MASRISAKHGLLGSKASLYHALHRNIPPGSLWVQRAASSATTDSQINEKYCLDLVRSRDYDGFLSSLLLPKEARRSSLAVRAFNVELAQVKDSVSQKTIGLMRMQFWKVAIEEIYRDDPPNQPVSAELWRAVRKHYLTKRWLLRIITEREKDLEDRAYRNLQELEAYSENTQSSLIYLLLECLGVKDVHADHAASHIGKAQGIVTSLRATPYHSSRRKVYLPMDICMLHGASQEDFIRGNREQNVRDVTYDIASQAHVHLQHARSFSNSVPAAATPAFLQTVVLEDYLQRVRRADFDVFHPSLQKRNPLLPFQLYLRSWKNTY; from the exons ATGGCATCTAGAATCAGTGCTAAACATGGATTATTAGGGAGTAAAGCCTCGCTGTATCACGCTCTGCACAGAAACATACCACCCGGAAGTCTTTGGGTCCAAAGAGCGGCGAGCAGCGCGACGACAGACTCACAGATCAATGAGAAGTACTGCCTGGACCTGGTTCG GTCCAGAGACTATGACGGCTTcttgtcctccctcctcctcccaaaGGAGGCGCGGCGCTCCTCTTTGGCTGTGAGAGCCTTTAATGTGGAGCTGGCACAG GTGAAGGACTCCGTTTCCCAGAAGACCATTGGTCTGATGCGAATGCAGTTCTGGAAGGTGGCCATAGAAGAAATCTACAGAGACGATCCTCCGAACCAGCCGGTCAGCGCTGAGCTGTGGAGG GCTGTGAGGAAACATTACCTGACGAAGAGGTGGCTGCTGAGGATCATAACAGAGAGA GAGAAGGATCTGGAAGACCGAGCCTACAGAAACCTGCAGGAGCTGGAGGCGTATTCAGAGAACACGCAGTCGTCTTTGATATACCTGCTGCTGGAGTGTTTAG GGGTGAAAGACGTTCACGCCGACCACGCAGCGAGTCACATCGGTAAAGCTCAGGGAATCGTGACGTCTCTGCGAGCGACTCCTTATCACAGCAGCCGACGGAAAGTCTACCTCCCCATGGACATCTGCATGCTG CACGGAGCTTCTCAGGAGGACTTCATCCGCGGCAACCGGGAGCAGAACGTCCGGGACGTTACGTACGACATCGCCAGTCAGGCTCACGTTCATCTTCAACAC gCGCGATCATTTAGCAACAGCGTCCCAGCAGCAGCCACTCCGGCCTTCCTCCAGACC GTGGTGCTGGAGGACTACCTGCAGAGAGTGAGGAGGGCagattttgatgttttccaccCCAGTCTACAGAAGAGAAACCCGCTCCTGCCCTTCCAGCTGTACCTCCGCTCCTGGAAGAACACCTACTGA
- the LOC115566883 gene encoding methyltransferase-like protein 27: MADCSRSVEEIKSLMKSCRGSNPQQVAAHFDRWAPTYEQDLEKVNYRPVKVAIDYLNSKFSGSREEAQVLDVACGTGLVAKLMSELGFRHFVGVDCSQGMLDQAAKTGLYQDLKLATLGAEPLPAETGTFDVVIITGSLHEDYVPVSVVREFCDALKPGGFACMTAVDRKTELGDKYRASLQRELQLMEEEGRWTHVSTHQIEQYMLDVYRDDKQNKHYIQGTMYLYRKSLN; encoded by the exons ATGGCTGACTGCAGCAGAAGTGTGGAAGAAATAAAGAGCCTCATGAAGTCGTGCAGAGGCTCCAATCCTCAGCAGGTCGCAGCGCACTTCGACCGCTGGGCTCCGACTTATGAACAG GATTTGGAAAAGGTAAACTACAGACCAGTAAAAGTGGCCATCGATTACCTGAACTCCAAGTTCAGCGGGAGCCGAGAGGAGGCTCAGGTTCTGGACGTCGCCTGTGGCACCGGACTGGTCGCTAAactg atgtcTGAACTGGGCTTCAGGCACTTTGTGGGCGTGGACTGCAGTCAAGGCATGCTGGACCAAGCTGCTAAGACCGGACTGTACCAGGACCTCAAACTGGCCACACTGGGAGCAGAACCACTGCCTGCAGAGactg gTACGTTCGATGTGGTGATAATCACCGGTTCTTTACATGAAGATTATGTTCCAGTCAGTGTTGTCAGGGAGTTCTGTGACGCCCTCAAACCAG GAGGCTTCGCCTGCATGACAGCCGTGGACCGAAAGACAGAGCTTGGAGACAAATACAGGGCGTCTCTgcagagagagctgcagctgatggaggaggagggacggtGGACTcatgtctccacccaccagatTGAGCAATACATGCTCGATGTTTATCGTGATGACAAGCAGAACAAGCACTACATTCAGGGGACCATGTACCTGTACAGGAAGTCACTGAACTAG
- the LOC115566814 gene encoding methyltransferase-like protein 27, with protein sequence MADCSRTVDDVKSLMESFSGSGPQQMTEFYDRWAPTYEQDSNALNYRPAHLAVDLVNSKFSGSREEAQVLDLACGTGLVAKLMSELGFRHFVGVDCSKGMLDQAAKTGLYQDLKLATLGAEPLPAETGTFDVVMIIGALHEDYVPISVVREICDALRSGGFACMTTVDPSSESGDSYRASLQRELQLMEEEGRWTHVSTQQIEQYMLNVFDDHDDKQGEQYFQGTMYLYRKSLN encoded by the exons ATGGCTGACTGCAGCAGAACTGTGGACGATGTAAAGAGTCTCATGGAGTCCTTCAGTGGTTCCGGTCCACAGCAGATGACAGAGTTCTACGACCGCTGGGCTCCGACGTACGAACAG GATTCAAACGCTCTAAACTACAGACCAGCACATCTGGCTGTAGATTTAGTTAACTCCAAGTTCAGCGGGAGCCGAGAGGAGGCCCAGGTTCTGGACCTCGCCTGTGGCACCGGACTGGTTGCTAAACTG atgtcTGAACTGGGCTTCAGGCACTTTGTGGGCGTGGACTGCAGTAAAGGCATGCTGGACCAAGCTGCTAAGACCGGACTGTACCAGGACCTCAAACTGGCCACACTGGGAGCAGAACCACTGCCTGCAGAGactg GTACGTTCGATGTGGTGATGATCATCGGAGCTTTACATGAAGATTATGTTCCGATCAGTGTTGTCAGGGAGATCTGTGACGCCCTCAGATCAG gAGGCTTCGCCTGCATGACGACTGTGGACCCATCGTCAGAGAGTGGAGACAGTTACAGGGCGTCTCTgcagagagagctgcagctgatggaggaggagggacggtGGACTCATGTCTCCACCCAGCAGATTGAACAATACATGCTCAATGTTTTTGATGATCATGATGACAAGCAGGGCGAGCAGTACTTTCAGGGGACCATGTACCTGTACAGGAAGTCACTGAACTAG
- the nagpa gene encoding N-acetylglucosamine-1-phosphodiester alpha-N-acetylglucosaminidase, translated as MATSSATSQSVGLALLCLHVWLLEGKSARVSTDEDVLLPYTESHGPSHSHHHVSVSQAPGHGGTTYETWPSSSHNTLPVAESTVFISEVPDSPGRSRWVYGHMALVHDPLRTLSVMEPGGPGGCEKSHRVTVEETAAAAGCLYAQNAGFFNTTNDQCVGNVVSDGRRVRDSGGVQNAQFGIRKDGSLVFGYLSQEDVLDRSNPFVQLVSGVVWLLRNGEVYINQSLKAECNKMVDQEVFRDFVDVLSARTVVGHDADGNLVLFHVEGKTLERGMNLWEVAQFLKKHGVINAINLDGGGSSSFVINGTLVSYPPDPCKSDSRWRCARPVSTILCVHQRRCQPANCSGHGDCVDGRCRCQDGWQGAACDSLVCQPQTCGRHRVCTADGCVCAAGWRGKHCRQECPSGYYGDGCRHTCVCFNGARCHHVSGRCTCPPGFHGNLCEQVCPPGLYGPYCAERCQCGDQCPCDPLTGSCSSVSGGRLTKGVYSSAAGRCLAKQMFALWRQQEEAYRDKPHLSERAWIMITITLASLLLIPLVVRLIGASWRRLIFSYSYRKVQRATSTEKHCLSECLIFTDITRGSERQM; from the exons ATGGCAACGAGTTCAGCTACCAGCCAATCTGTGGGCCTCGCGTTGCTGTGTCTCCATGTTTGGCTGTTGGAGGGAAAATCTGCCAG AGTCTCTACGGATGAAGACGTTCTGCTGCCGTACACGGAGAGTCATGGTCCTTCCCACTCTCACCACCATGTCAGTGTCTCCCAGGCTCCGGGCCATGGCGGGACCACGTACGAGACCTGGCCTTCCAGCAGCCACAATACACTCCCAGTAGCTGAGTCCACTGTGTTCATATCAGAAGTACCAGACAGCCCGGGCAGGTCCCGCTGGGTCTACG GTCACATGGCGCTGGTCCACGACCCACTGAGGACACTGTCGGTGATGGAGCCGGGCGGGCCGGGCGGCTGTGAGAAGAGCCACAGGGTGACAGTGGAGGAGACGGCCGCGGCCGCTGGATGTCTGTACGCTCAGAACGCCGGCTTCTTCAACACCACCAACGACCAGTGTGTGGGCAACGTGGTGAGCGACGGGAGGAGGGTGAGGGACAGCGGGGGCGTGCAGAACGCCCAGTTCGGCATCAGGAAGGATGGAAGCCTGGTGTTCGG gtaTTTATCACAGGAAGATGTTTTGGACCGGTCCAACCCGTTTGTCCAGTTGGTCAGCGGGGTGGTGTGGCTGCTGAGGAACGGAGAAGTTTACATCAACCAGAGCCTGAAGGCCGAGTGCAACAAGATGGTCGACCAGG AGGTGTTTCGTGATTTTGTGGACGTGCTGTCAGCCAGGACTGTCGTGGGTCACGACGCAGACGGCAACCTGGTCCTGTTCCATGTGGAGGGAAAGACCCTGGAAAGAGG TATGAATCTCTGGGAGGTGGCACAGTTCCTGAAGAAACACGGGGTGATCAATGCTATCAATCTGGACGGAGGCGGGTCTTCCAGCTTTGTGATCAATGGCACGTTGGTCAGCTACCCTCCTGACCCATG TAAATCCGACAGCAGGTGGCGCTGTGCTCGGCCCGTTTCCACCATCCTGTGCGTTCACCAGCGGCGCTGCCAGCCAGCAAACTGCAGCGGACACGGAGACTGTGTGGACGGACGCTGTCGGTGTCAGGATGGCTGGCAGGGCGCCGCCTGTGACTCTCTGGTGTGTCAGCCGCAAACCTGCGGTCGCCACCGTGTCTGCACTGCTG atgggtgtgtctgtgctgctggaTGGAGAGGAAAGCACTGCCGCCAAG AGTGCCCGTCTGGTTACTATGGTGACGGCTGTAGACACACCTGCGTATGCTTTAATGGCGCTCGCTGTCACCACGTCAGCGGACGCTGCACCTGTCCCCCTGGTTTCCACGGCAACCTCTGTGAACAAG tgtgtccTCCAGGTCTGTACGGGCCGTACTGTGCTGAGAGATGTCAGTGTGGTGACCAGTGtccatgtgacccactgacagGAAGCTGCTCCTCCGTCAGTGGCGGCAGATTAACCAAAG GTGTTTACTCCTCCGCAGCAGGTCGGTGTCTGGCTAAACAGATGTTTGCATTGTGGAGACAACAGGAGGAGGCTTACAGAGACAAACCGCACCTATCAGA ACGAGCCTGGATTATGATCACCATCACACTGGCCTCCCTGCTGCTGATCCCTTTGGTGGTTCGGCTCATCGGTGCGAGCTGGAGACGGTTGATTTTCAGTTATTCCTACAGAAAAGTTCAACGAGCGACGTCAACGGAGAAGCACTGTCTGTCAGAGTGCCTCATCTTTACTGACATCACAAGAGGATCAGAGAGGCAAATGTAG
- the LOC115566950 gene encoding tripartite motif-containing protein 16-like produces the protein MEQKAVQLNRETFSCPICLDLLKDPVTTPCGHSYCKNCIKDHWDTEDERRIYSCPQCRKSFTPRPELLKNTMLAVLVEQLKKTGLQAAPADHCYAGPEDVACDVCTGRKLRAVKSCLQCVASYCEKHLQPHYESPTFKKHKLVEPSEKLQENICSHHDEVMKMFCRTDQQCICYLCSVEEHKGHDTVSAAAERTERQRELEGSRHNIQQRIQDREEDVKLLQQEVEAINGSADKAVEHSEKIFTQLIRLMEERRSDVKQQVRSQQETEVSRVKELQEKLEQEITELKRKDAELKKLSHTEDHNQFLHNYPSLSALSESTHSSSIKIRPLKYFEDVTAAVSELRDKLQDVLRETWTNISLTETEVDVLLSQPEPKTRADFLRYSCELTLDPNTANTLLLLSEGNREATRVSQHQSYSDHPDRFTLWSQVLSRESLTGRCYLEVEWRQRGGRLCVAVAYKNISRTGRSKESLFGLNDKSWSLNCATDSYEFYYNNIKTPVSDPRSSRVGVYLDHRAGILSFYRVSDTMTLLHRVQTTFTEPLYAGIRLISQNEDSAELCKLK, from the coding sequence atggagcagaaagcagttcagctgaaccgagagactttctcttgtccgatctgtttggatctactgaaggatccagtgactactccctgtggacacagctactgcaagaactgtattaaagaccactgggacacagaggatgagaggaggatctacagctgccctcagtgcaggaagagcttcacaccgaggcctgagctgctgaaaaacaccatgttagcagttttagtggagcagctgaagaagactggactccaagctgctcctgctgatcactgctatgctggacctgaagatgtggcctgtgatgtctgcactgggaggaaactgagagcagttaagtcctgtctgcagtgtgtggcctcttactgtgagaaacacctgcagcctcattatgaatcacctacatttaagaaacacaagctggtggagccgtcagagaagctccaggagaacatctgctctcatcatgatgaggtgatgaagatgttctgccgcactgatcagcagtgtatctgttatctctgctctgtggaggaacataaaggccacgacacagtgtcagctgcagcagagaggactgagaggcagagagagctggaggggagtcgacacaacatccagcagagaatccaggacagagaggaagatgtgaagctgcttcaacaggaggtggaggccatcaatggctctgctgataaagcagtggagcacagtgagaagatcttcacccagctgatccgtctcatggaggaaagacgctctgatgtgaagcagcaggtcagatcccagcaggaaactgaagtgagtcgagtcaaagagcttcaggagaagctggagcaggagatcactgagctgaagaggaaagacgctgagctgaagaagctctcacacacagaggatcacaaccagtttctacacaactacccctcactgtcagcactcagtgagtctacacactcatccagcatcaagatccgtcctctcaagtactttgaggatgtgacagcagctgtgtcagagctcagagacaaactacaggacgtcctgagagagacatggaccaacatctcactgacagagactgaagtggatgttttactgtcacaacCAGAAcccaagaccagagctgacttcttaagatattcatgtgaactcacactggatccaaacacagcaaacacactgctgttattatctgaggggaacagagaAGCAACAAGAGTGAGTCAACATCAGTCTTATTCtgatcacccagacagattcactttGTGgtctcaggtcctgagtagagagagtctgactggacgttgttacttgGAGGTGGAGTGGCGACAGAGAGGAGGACGACTTtgtgtagcagtcgcatacaagaatatcagcagaacAGGGAGGTCAAAAGAATCTCTATTTGGACtaaatgacaaatcttggtcaTTAAATTGTGCCACAGACAGTTATGAGTTTTATtacaacaacatcaaaactcccgtctcagatcctcggtcctccagagttggagtgtacctggatcacagagcaggtattctgtccttctacagagtctctgacaccatgactctcctccacagagtccagaccacattcactgaacctctctATGCTGGAATTCGGCTCATTTCCCAAAATGAAGACTCTGCTGAGTTGTGTAAACTGAAATAG